CGTGGGCTGGGACGGCATGGTGCAGGGTTCGCGCGTGGGCCCGTTCGTGGCCGTGAACAACCTGTTCGACCAGCGGTACGTGAGCTCGGTGGTGATCAACGCGTCGCGAGGCCGGTACTACGAGCCCGCGCCGGGCCGGAACGTGTACGTGGGCCTCTCGGTGGGTGTGGGTTCGTAGCCCCGGCCCCGCCCCGCTAGATTCCCGCGCGATGATCGGCGAGATGACGGGCGACCACGCGCGCGCCCAACGCGCGCGGATCGCGATCGCGTTCGCGGCCGTATACCTGCTCTGGGGCTCCACGTTCCTGGCCATGCGGTTCGCCGTGGAGACCATTCCGCCATTCCTCATGGCCGGCGCGCGCCACGTCGTGGCGGGCGCGCTGATGATGGCGTGGACCTGGCGCCGCGCCGCCCACCGACCGTCGTGGCGCGAGTGGCGCAGCGCCACCGTGGTCGGCGTACTGCTGCTGGGAGCCAACGGCGGCGTGGCGTGGGCGGAGCAGCGCGTGCCGTCGGGCACGGCGGCGCTGCTCGTGGCCACGGTGCCGCTGTGGATGGTCCTCATCGACTGGTGGCGGCCGCGCGGCACGCACCCCGGCGTCGGTGTCCTGGCGGGGCTGGCCATCGGACTCGCGGGCCTATTGCTGCTCGTGGGTCCGGCCGAGTTGACCGGACACGGCGGCGTGGATGGGCTCGGCGCGCTGGTGCTCCTGGCCGGATCCGTGAGCTGGGCCGCCGGCTCGATCATCGCGCAGCGAGCGCCGCACCCGAGCGCGCCGATGCTCACCACGGGGATGCAGCTGCTCACCGGCGGCGCCTCATTGCTCGTGGCCGCGGTGATCGCCGGCGAGCCGGCCCATCTGTCGCTGGCGCACGTGACCTTCAAGTCGGCGCTCGGATGGGGGTATCTCGTGGTGTTCGGCTCGTTGATCGGATTCACGGCGTACGCCTATCTGCTGCGCACGACCACCGCGGCCAAGGTGGCGACCTACGCGTACGTCAACCCGATCGTCGCCGTGTTCCTGGGCTGGGCGATGGCGGGCGAACCGGTCACGGCGCGCACCCTCGCCTCGGCGGCGGTGATCGTGGCCGGTGTGGCGACGATCACCGTGGCGCGGCGCGACCAGGCGCCGCCGGTGGCGGAAGAGGCGATCGGCGACTGAGCCCGAGCGGCCGCGGCGGGACGGATTACCGGACGCGCACACGCGATGCATATTGCGCCCGTGATCTTCCGTCCGCATCAGGAGAACTCCGTGGGCATGCGCAGTCGCCGCGCCGCAGCCGGGCGCGTTCCGCTTCTCGTGGCCGGCGCGCTCGTCGCGCTGGCACTCGCCACACCGCCCGCCGGCGCGCAGGTGGACACCCGCTGGCCGCAGCATTCCATGGACCGGCCGCAGCCGCCGGTGGTCGATCCCGGCCCGTATGCGGCCGAGCGTGGGCGGCCGGCCGATGCCGTCGTCCTGTTCGACGGGCACGACCTCTCCCAGTGGCGCGATGACAAGGGAGGCCCGGCAAAGTGGACGCTGGGCAAGGGCTACTTCCAGGTGGCGCCGGGCACGGGCACGATGCACACCGCGCAGGCGTTCGGCGACGTGCAGCTGCACATCGAATGGCGCGCGCCCACGCCGGCCCGGGGCGAGGGGCAGGAGCGCGGCAACAGCGGCGTGTTCCTGCAGGGGCTGTACGAGGTGCAGGTGCTCGACTCGTACCACAGCACGACCTATCCCGACGGGCAGGCGGGGTCGATCTACGGCCAGTTTCCGCCGCTCGTGAACCCGGCGCGGCCGCCGGGCCAGTGGAACGCGTACGACATCATCTTCCATCGGCCGCGCTTCGATGCCAGCGGCGCGGTCACCGCGCCGGCGCGGTTCACGGTGTTCATGAACGGCGTCCTGGTGCAGGACAACGTGGTGCTGAGCGGCCCCACGGCCAACAAGGTGCGCCCACCGTACGAGAAGACGCCGGACCGGCTGCCGCTGGGCTTGCAGGACCACGGCGACCTCGTCCGCTATCGCAACATCTGGATTCGGGAACTCCCCGATCAGGAGCGCTAATCATGCAGGTCAAGAAACAACGCGCGCCGTACGACGTGTGCATCGTGGGCTCTGGCGCCGGCGGCGGGATGGCGGCGTACATGCTCACCAAGGCCGGGGCCAAGGTGGTGCTGCTCGAGGCCGGCGCGATGTGGGATCCGGTGAAGGACGGCGCGATGCTCAAGTGGCCGTACGACTCGCCGCGCCGCGGCGCGTCCACCAAGGAGAAGCCGTTCGGCGAGTTCGACGGCTGCATCGGCGGATGGGACATCGACGGCGAGCCGTACACGCGGGCGCCGGGCACCGAGTTCTCCTGGTGGCGGGCGCGGATGCTCGGCGGGCGCACCAACCACTGGGGCCGCATCTCGCTCCGCTTCGGGCCCGACGATTTCAGGCACCGGAGCGTGGACGGCATGGGCGACGACTGGCCCATCTCGTACGACGACGTGAAGCCGTACTACGACGAGGTGGACAAGCTGATCGGCGTGTTCGGCAGCAACGAGGGGCTGCGCAACGCCCCCGACGGCATCTTCATGCCGCCGCCCAGGCCGCGATGCCACGAGCTGCTCGTGAAGCGGGCCGCCGACCAGCTGCACGTGACGTGCATTCCGTCCCGCCTCTCGATCATCACGCAGCCGCTGAACAACCGCGCCCCCTGCCACTACTGCGGCCAGTGCAACCGGGGCTGCATGACGGCGTCGAACTTCTCGTCCACCAACGTGCTCTTCCCGCCGGCGCTGGCCACCGGAAACCTGACCCTGATCACCAACGCCATGGGACGGGAGGTCACGGTGGACGAGCGCGGCCTCGCCACCGGCGTCTCGTACATCGACAAGACCACGGGCCAGGACCGGCACGTGCGGGCGCGCGTCGTCGTGCTCGCCGCCAGCGCGCTCGAGTCGTCGCGGCTGCTGCTCAACAGCAAGTCAACGCGGTTCCCGAACGGCCTGGCCAACTCCAGCGGCACCGTGGGCCGGTACATCACCGACACCACGGGCACCGACGTGGGCGGGTTCATCCCGGCGATGACCGACCAGGTGCGGCACAACTGCGACGGCGTGGGCGGCATGCACGTGTACATGCCCTGGTGGCTGGACAACAAGACGCTCGATTTCCCGCGCGGCTATCACATCGAGGTGTGGGGCGGGATGTCGATGCCGTCGTACGGGTTCATGGGCGGGGTCCAGCGCTATCCGTCGGGCGGCGGCTACGGCAAGGCGCTCAAGGCGGACTATCGCCGCTACTACGGGTCCT
This region of Gemmatimonadaceae bacterium genomic DNA includes:
- a CDS encoding EamA family transporter, encoding MIGEMTGDHARAQRARIAIAFAAVYLLWGSTFLAMRFAVETIPPFLMAGARHVVAGALMMAWTWRRAAHRPSWREWRSATVVGVLLLGANGGVAWAEQRVPSGTAALLVATVPLWMVLIDWWRPRGTHPGVGVLAGLAIGLAGLLLLVGPAELTGHGGVDGLGALVLLAGSVSWAAGSIIAQRAPHPSAPMLTTGMQLLTGGASLLVAAVIAGEPAHLSLAHVTFKSALGWGYLVVFGSLIGFTAYAYLLRTTTAAKVATYAYVNPIVAVFLGWAMAGEPVTARTLASAAVIVAGVATITVARRDQAPPVAEEAIGD
- a CDS encoding DUF1080 domain-containing protein, whose amino-acid sequence is MHIAPVIFRPHQENSVGMRSRRAAAGRVPLLVAGALVALALATPPAGAQVDTRWPQHSMDRPQPPVVDPGPYAAERGRPADAVVLFDGHDLSQWRDDKGGPAKWTLGKGYFQVAPGTGTMHTAQAFGDVQLHIEWRAPTPARGEGQERGNSGVFLQGLYEVQVLDSYHSTTYPDGQAGSIYGQFPPLVNPARPPGQWNAYDIIFHRPRFDASGAVTAPARFTVFMNGVLVQDNVVLSGPTANKVRPPYEKTPDRLPLGLQDHGDLVRYRNIWIRELPDQER
- a CDS encoding GMC family oxidoreductase, which gives rise to MQVKKQRAPYDVCIVGSGAGGGMAAYMLTKAGAKVVLLEAGAMWDPVKDGAMLKWPYDSPRRGASTKEKPFGEFDGCIGGWDIDGEPYTRAPGTEFSWWRARMLGGRTNHWGRISLRFGPDDFRHRSVDGMGDDWPISYDDVKPYYDEVDKLIGVFGSNEGLRNAPDGIFMPPPRPRCHELLVKRAADQLHVTCIPSRLSIITQPLNNRAPCHYCGQCNRGCMTASNFSSTNVLFPPALATGNLTLITNAMGREVTVDERGLATGVSYIDKTTGQDRHVRARVVVLAASALESSRLLLNSKSTRFPNGLANSSGTVGRYITDTTGTDVGGFIPAMTDQVRHNCDGVGGMHVYMPWWLDNKTLDFPRGYHIEVWGGMSMPSYGFMGGVQRYPSGGGYGKALKADYRRYYGSSIGFSGRGEMIPNDGTYCEIDPNVVDRYGIPVLRFHWKWTDHEYNQVKHMQETFRALIAQMGGVVSSPMPTREQGYGISAGGEIIHEVGGVRMGSDPRTSVVNAHCQAHEVKNLFVADGGPFVSQADKNPTWTILALSMRTSDYITELRKQGAL